In Mucilaginibacter celer, one DNA window encodes the following:
- a CDS encoding FecR family protein, which produces MSELYVRLNYLFNKYYNGIATPDELDELFEIIHSYADDAELAALIQQAWDTLGEHDPLFSDEKSGAMLDHILKDHTSQAEPESGKKHRNHLPLRKLSIAASLVFLVGFGVYIFRSQKKAEPSSKKNIARNQPKNDALPGGNKAILTLANGKTITLDSAQNGLLARQGTTQINKTRNGQLVYNTDGATSAKPQINTISTPRGGQYQLILPDGSKVCLNSASSLTFPTFFTGKTRDVSITGEAYFEVAKNRNMPFVVKSNQTTIEVLGTHFNVMAYSDEAEMKTTLLEGSVKINNGGENGVLKPGQQAVLNKNGKMKVLSDVDVDEVTAWKDGIFQFNGIGIDAIMRQAARWYDVEISYEGKIPKREFSGRISRNVKASELLNMLSYAGVKFKIENMHITVLQ; this is translated from the coding sequence ATGAGCGAACTTTACGTTAGGCTTAATTATTTATTCAATAAATATTACAACGGCATAGCGACGCCCGATGAGCTTGATGAGCTTTTTGAGATCATCCATTCATACGCCGACGATGCCGAACTTGCCGCGCTCATTCAACAGGCCTGGGATACTCTCGGCGAACATGATCCGCTTTTTAGCGATGAAAAGAGTGGAGCTATGCTTGATCATATTTTAAAAGATCATACCTCGCAGGCTGAACCAGAATCCGGTAAAAAACATCGTAATCATTTGCCGTTACGGAAATTGAGTATAGCGGCTTCGCTTGTGTTTTTAGTTGGTTTTGGTGTTTATATTTTCCGTAGCCAGAAGAAAGCTGAGCCATCATCAAAAAAAAATATAGCGCGCAATCAGCCAAAAAATGATGCCCTGCCCGGCGGCAACAAAGCTATATTAACATTAGCTAACGGCAAAACCATTACGCTTGATAGCGCGCAGAATGGTTTACTGGCACGGCAAGGCACCACCCAAATAAACAAAACCCGTAACGGCCAGCTTGTATATAACACAGACGGAGCCACAAGCGCCAAACCCCAGATAAATACGATCAGTACCCCCCGGGGCGGGCAATACCAGCTCATTTTACCTGATGGGAGCAAGGTTTGTTTGAATTCGGCATCGTCGTTAACCTTCCCAACCTTTTTTACAGGTAAAACGCGTGATGTTAGCATTACCGGCGAGGCTTATTTTGAAGTTGCTAAAAACCGTAACATGCCTTTTGTAGTTAAGAGTAACCAAACCACCATAGAGGTATTGGGTACTCATTTCAATGTAATGGCTTATAGCGACGAAGCCGAAATGAAAACCACCCTGCTTGAGGGATCAGTAAAGATAAACAACGGCGGCGAAAACGGGGTTTTAAAACCCGGGCAACAGGCGGTGTTAAATAAAAATGGAAAGATGAAAGTGTTGAGCGATGTTGATGTAGACGAAGTGACTGCCTGGAAAGACGGCATTTTTCAATTTAACGGGATAGGGATTGATGCCATTATGCGCCAGGCTGCGCGCTGGTACGATGTTGAAATAAGCTATGAGGGGAAAATCCCTAAACGGGAATTTTCCGGCCGCATATCGCGCAATGTAAAAGCGTCCGAATTGCTGAACATGCTTAGTTATGCCGGTGTAAAGTTTAAAATTGAAAATATGCACATCACCGTGTTGCAATAA
- a CDS encoding TonB-dependent receptor, with amino-acid sequence MNFNSKATPLARPQLRKFILAMKLTAFIIIAAFTSVSAKSYSQIVTLHERNTTVEKVLRSIEKQTGYHFMYDKQDVLKAGTINIEVANVSIPTALDQCFKDQPLTYKIFDQTIVVKKKDEPVATKVAVDPVKITGTVSDAKGPIPGVTVKVKGTNVGAQTDINGKYTINAPDGNGTLVFTFIGYTAKEVPIGGKTQIDVTLAEEPKALSEVVVVGYGTAKKVDLTGSVGSVGSKELQERPQTNLEQELAGKIAGVNVSVNSGAPGGDTKVRIRGYSSINTNTDPLYVVDGVVWTEGGNSINPNDIETINVLKDASSTAIYGTRGANGVILVTTKRGKKGDGVVNYDSYVSVSNMFKEIPVLNSKQFMEVEDQSYANIQKYDPAGWAAGNYASRNPVLQRTALIGKLFDQNLNPLYDVDWQKATTRSAVSQNHNLRFTGGTEKLTYGLSLNYVDDEGIIINSFLKRYNARLTLDHQVKPWLKVGATLNYNYQEGRNQGQGTGGNNIPRMLIEMVPFIPIKYPDGTYGKRTDYPNLEGGDNPVAQANEIQSLTKNRIFSGNTYANITILPELEFRSVVGVTTAANYFPSYNSSLVGGSLIDQSYSNASISENNNTFWQWQNYFTYNKTFNKVHSLNVVLGTERQNFAQVGLSASTSTLSDDFYQYYNLGAGIVPGRPGSNYDAWQMQSFFGRLNYSYHDKYLLTVTGREDGSSRFGTNKKYGFFPSAALAWRVSQEDFLKDNKTISDLKVRLSYGLTGNSEIGEYRSLANISTVNYVFGGAPAVGTSQTSIGNEDLQWEKTREYDFGFSLGLFNNRLNIEADAYLKKTQALLLDAPLPETSGFSSVLKNIGSIQNKGIELTINATPVQSKDFSWNTAFNISFLKNKILKLGASNDDIFLAPTFLSQFNLMRVGLPAGSYYGYKVLGTWGTAEAAEAAKYGLLPGDLKIQDTNNDGKVTADDKVVLGKSIPDGYGTFSNNFRYKNIDLGVDLQFNYGNQIMNLTRHSGQDRTGQANSYATVLNAWTPTNQNTSIAQWRPAYVRYQTEIYSTKVESGNFIRGRAVTLGYTFDDKLVKKIKLSRLRIYAQAQNLFLITKYTGYDPEVSTYNGSSNFTQGIQFYDYPKPRTFLLGLNVSL; translated from the coding sequence ATGAATTTTAATTCTAAGGCTACGCCTTTGGCGCGGCCTCAATTACGCAAATTTATATTGGCCATGAAGCTAACTGCCTTTATTATAATTGCGGCATTTACCAGCGTAAGCGCCAAAAGTTATAGCCAGATAGTTACTTTGCATGAAAGAAACACTACCGTTGAAAAAGTACTCCGCTCGATTGAAAAGCAAACCGGTTATCATTTTATGTATGATAAACAGGATGTTTTAAAGGCAGGAACCATCAACATCGAAGTTGCAAACGTATCTATACCAACAGCGCTTGATCAATGCTTTAAAGATCAGCCGCTTACCTACAAAATTTTTGATCAAACCATTGTTGTAAAAAAGAAGGATGAGCCGGTTGCAACTAAGGTAGCGGTCGATCCTGTTAAAATTACCGGTACCGTTAGCGATGCCAAAGGGCCTATCCCAGGTGTTACTGTTAAGGTAAAAGGTACTAATGTTGGTGCCCAAACCGATATTAATGGTAAATACACCATTAACGCTCCGGATGGTAACGGCACATTGGTGTTTACATTTATCGGTTATACGGCCAAAGAAGTTCCAATCGGCGGTAAAACCCAAATCGACGTTACTTTAGCCGAAGAGCCAAAGGCACTAAGCGAAGTTGTAGTAGTGGGTTACGGTACTGCTAAAAAGGTTGATTTAACCGGATCTGTGGGCAGCGTTGGTTCAAAAGAATTACAGGAACGCCCTCAAACTAACCTCGAGCAGGAACTTGCCGGTAAAATTGCCGGCGTGAACGTATCGGTTAACTCGGGTGCACCGGGTGGCGATACCAAAGTAAGGATCCGTGGTTACAGCTCGATCAACACCAATACTGATCCGCTTTACGTAGTTGACGGTGTTGTTTGGACAGAAGGAGGTAACTCTATCAATCCAAATGATATCGAGACTATCAACGTATTGAAAGACGCCTCGTCTACAGCCATCTACGGTACGCGTGGCGCTAATGGTGTAATCCTCGTAACTACAAAAAGGGGTAAAAAAGGCGACGGTGTTGTTAATTACGATAGCTATGTGAGCGTAAGCAACATGTTTAAAGAAATCCCGGTGTTAAACTCCAAACAGTTTATGGAGGTTGAAGATCAATCGTACGCCAACATTCAAAAATACGATCCTGCCGGATGGGCCGCCGGTAATTATGCAAGCCGTAACCCGGTATTGCAACGTACTGCGTTGATAGGCAAGTTGTTTGATCAAAACCTGAACCCGCTTTATGATGTTGACTGGCAAAAAGCTACAACCCGTTCGGCTGTTAGCCAGAATCACAATTTGAGGTTTACCGGCGGTACCGAAAAACTTACCTATGGCTTATCTCTCAACTATGTTGATGACGAAGGTATCATTATCAATAGCTTTCTGAAACGTTATAACGCACGTTTAACGCTCGACCACCAGGTAAAACCGTGGCTAAAAGTAGGTGCTACCCTGAATTATAACTACCAGGAAGGCCGTAACCAGGGCCAGGGCACAGGCGGTAATAACATTCCCCGTATGTTGATTGAGATGGTGCCTTTCATCCCGATCAAGTACCCCGACGGAACCTACGGTAAACGTACTGATTACCCTAACCTTGAGGGTGGTGATAACCCGGTTGCGCAGGCCAACGAGATTCAATCGCTTACCAAAAACAGGATTTTTAGCGGTAATACTTATGCCAATATCACCATTTTACCCGAGTTGGAATTCCGTTCGGTGGTAGGTGTAACTACAGCCGCCAACTACTTTCCGAGTTATAACTCAAGTTTGGTAGGCGGTTCTCTTATTGATCAAAGCTATAGCAATGCCTCGATAAGCGAGAACAACAATACCTTTTGGCAATGGCAAAACTATTTCACCTACAATAAAACGTTTAATAAAGTGCATTCTTTAAACGTGGTGTTAGGTACTGAGCGCCAAAATTTTGCTCAGGTAGGTTTAAGTGCATCAACCAGCACGCTATCAGACGACTTTTATCAATATTATAACCTTGGCGCAGGCATTGTGCCCGGCCGCCCCGGTTCTAACTATGATGCATGGCAAATGCAATCGTTTTTTGGCAGGTTGAATTATAGCTACCACGATAAATACCTGTTAACGGTGACAGGCCGTGAAGACGGTTCATCACGTTTTGGTACCAATAAAAAATACGGTTTCTTCCCGTCGGCAGCATTGGCATGGCGTGTTTCGCAGGAAGATTTCCTGAAGGATAATAAAACGATCTCTGATCTGAAAGTAAGGTTGAGCTATGGTTTAACCGGTAACTCCGAGATTGGCGAGTATCGTTCGCTGGCCAATATCAGCACTGTAAATTATGTGTTTGGCGGGGCTCCGGCTGTAGGTACAAGCCAGACCTCTATCGGTAACGAAGACCTGCAATGGGAAAAGACCCGCGAGTATGATTTCGGCTTTTCACTGGGGTTATTCAACAACCGGTTAAACATCGAAGCTGATGCCTACCTTAAAAAAACCCAGGCCTTGTTGCTTGATGCCCCACTACCCGAAACGAGTGGCTTTAGCAGTGTTTTAAAAAATATAGGCAGTATCCAGAATAAAGGTATCGAACTTACTATTAATGCAACTCCGGTTCAATCGAAGGATTTTAGCTGGAATACCGCTTTCAATATTTCGTTCCTTAAAAACAAGATCCTTAAGTTAGGAGCATCAAATGATGATATCTTCCTGGCTCCAACCTTCCTTTCGCAGTTTAACCTTATGCGCGTAGGTTTGCCTGCCGGCAGCTATTATGGTTATAAAGTGTTAGGTACCTGGGGCACCGCCGAAGCCGCCGAAGCTGCGAAATATGGTTTGCTTCCCGGCGATTTGAAAATTCAGGATACCAATAATGATGGTAAAGTAACAGCTGATGATAAAGTGGTATTGGGAAAATCAATCCCTGATGGCTACGGAACTTTCAGTAACAACTTCCGTTACAAAAACATCGATCTGGGTGTCGATCTGCAGTTTAACTACGGTAACCAGATCATGAACCTTACCCGCCACTCGGGCCAGGACCGTACCGGACAAGCCAACAGTTACGCCACCGTATTAAACGCCTGGACGCCAACCAACCAGAATACGAGCATTGCACAATGGAGACCTGCTTATGTGCGTTACCAAACCGAAATCTACTCAACCAAGGTTGAAAGCGGAAACTTTATCCGTGGCAGGGCGGTAACATTAGGTTACACATTTGATGATAAACTGGTTAAAAAAATAAAACTGAGCCGCCTGCGCATTTATGCGCAAGCTCAAAACCTGTTCCTGATCACCAAGTATACAGGTTATGATCCGGAGGTTTCAACCTATAATGGGTCGAGCAACTTTACTCAGGGCATCCAGTTTTATGATTATCCAAAACCACGTACTTTCCTGTTGGGCTTAAATGTTAGTCTTTAA
- a CDS encoding RagB/SusD family nutrient uptake outer membrane protein, with translation MKFNFRKYSAGAFLLILTVALSSGCKKYLDEKNKGNFVKSNYFQSANQAQTFVNGLYQVMYFFQNGDAYGESPFITMELFAGHATSLGQSVNNGNVINQRTDPVNPGFETVWSNCFKGIANANLAIENIPGINPMDEGLKKKLIGEAYFFRAFYYYHLVRLYGDVPLILQSQTVNSPDLYPSRSPVADVYKQIIADLQAAEASGMPNTDATGRVSLGAVKTLLASVYLTTAGFPLQQTENYAKAAEEVKPVLGWYSLFPNYAYLHDNAHKNQTELIFQINYLAGTSTNAIAQLTVPFNLLVGVWGDHLGAMIPTNQFVASYEAGDLRTQERQFYFSKYPQSDDTTKIINFGVHALYKYFHVESSVPNTAISGKCDENWTLLRLPEAQLIYAEASNEVNGPTADAYAAVNAIRARAKLAPLSGLSKDAFRQAIWRERYHELAYENKAYFDMQRTHMAYLPQSNTFADPTASQTEQGVTFKAQYYLWPIPQRERNTNSKLTQNPGW, from the coding sequence ATGAAATTTAATTTTAGAAAATATAGTGCAGGTGCTTTTTTACTTATCCTTACTGTTGCATTAAGCAGCGGCTGTAAAAAATACCTCGACGAAAAAAATAAAGGCAACTTTGTTAAAAGTAATTACTTTCAAAGCGCAAACCAGGCGCAAACCTTTGTTAATGGTTTATACCAGGTAATGTACTTTTTTCAGAACGGTGATGCTTATGGGGAGAGCCCTTTCATTACTATGGAGTTATTTGCGGGGCACGCAACCTCTTTAGGTCAGAGTGTTAATAACGGTAATGTGATTAATCAGCGTACCGACCCTGTTAACCCTGGTTTCGAAACCGTATGGTCAAATTGCTTCAAGGGGATAGCTAATGCCAACCTCGCAATTGAAAATATTCCCGGCATCAACCCGATGGATGAAGGTCTTAAAAAGAAGCTGATAGGCGAAGCTTATTTTTTCAGGGCTTTTTATTACTATCATTTGGTGCGTTTATACGGCGATGTTCCGTTGATATTGCAGAGTCAAACAGTCAACAGTCCGGATTTATATCCATCACGGTCACCTGTAGCCGATGTTTACAAGCAAATTATCGCCGATTTGCAGGCAGCCGAAGCTTCTGGCATGCCAAATACCGATGCAACCGGTCGTGTATCGTTAGGTGCTGTTAAAACTTTATTAGCCAGCGTATATTTAACAACCGCAGGTTTCCCGCTTCAACAAACAGAAAACTATGCTAAGGCGGCTGAAGAAGTAAAACCTGTTTTGGGCTGGTATTCGTTATTCCCTAACTACGCATACCTGCATGATAACGCCCACAAAAATCAAACAGAGTTGATTTTCCAGATCAATTACCTTGCGGGTACATCAACCAATGCTATTGCGCAGTTAACAGTACCATTTAACCTGCTGGTTGGCGTTTGGGGCGACCACCTTGGCGCTATGATCCCTACAAATCAATTTGTAGCCAGCTATGAGGCAGGAGATTTGCGTACCCAGGAAAGGCAGTTTTATTTCTCAAAATACCCTCAAAGCGACGATACCACAAAAATTATCAATTTTGGTGTTCATGCGCTTTACAAGTATTTCCACGTTGAAAGCTCAGTTCCAAACACTGCTATCAGCGGTAAATGTGATGAAAACTGGACTTTGCTGCGTTTACCGGAAGCCCAGTTAATTTATGCTGAAGCGTCGAACGAAGTAAATGGTCCTACAGCTGATGCTTATGCCGCCGTTAACGCTATACGTGCACGTGCAAAACTGGCTCCGTTAAGCGGTTTATCAAAAGATGCCTTCCGCCAGGCCATCTGGAGAGAGCGCTATCATGAGCTTGCTTATGAAAACAAGGCTTATTTTGATATGCAGCGTACCCATATGGCTTACCTGCCGCAATCAAACACCTTTGCTGATCCTACAGCATCGCAAACCGAGCAGGGGGTAACCTTTAAAGCTCAATATTATTTATGGCCTATTCCGCAGCGCGAGCGAAATACTAACAGTAAGCTTACGCAAAACCCGGGGTGGTAA
- a CDS encoding GH92 family glycosyl hydrolase: protein MKKALVLITFLLSAAGAFAQQVNKVTDPVEYINPLMGTDSHYDLSTGNTYPAIALPWGMNFWTPQTGAMGDGWAYTYDAHKIRGFKQTHQPSPWMNDYGQFAIMPVTKHAAVNQDKRASWFSHKAETAKPYYYSVYLADHDVTTEITPTERSAQFRFTYPKTDSSFIVIDALNKGSYVKISPDQKKIVGYSTKYARGPLKNFKNYFVVYVDKPITYAHTFSDTVQSDGLELKAEHASALIGFKTAQGEKVHLRVASSFISIEQAELNLEREQGKDSFDVTYKKAKDTWNKTLNHLQVEGGSVDQMRTFYSCFYRMVFFPNKLYEIDKDNKIVHYSASTGKVFPGYKFAGTGFWDTFRALYPFLNLVYPSINKEMQEGLINDYKEGGWLPEWSSPGYSAVMIGNNSASVVSEAYLKGLRGYDINTLWDALVHGANNAGPQATGREGVEYYNKLGYVPYDVKINENAARTLEYSYDDFAIYKLGKALGKPESEIGIYKKRAMNYKNLFDPETKLMRGKNQDGTFEKPFSPFKWGDAFTEGNSWHYSWSVFQDMQGLVDLMGGRQKFIMKLDSVFSMPPVFDDSYYGETIHEIREMQIMNMGQYAHGNQPIQHMIYLYNYAGEPWKTQYHVREAMEKLYKATPDGYCGDEDNGQTSAWYVFSAMGFYPVTPASDQYVLGTPLFKKLTINLENGKKIEINAANNSPVNKYINTLNVNGKPYGVTWLSHSELKKGAVLNFNMAPQPNKTRGTKVSDVPYSLSTEK, encoded by the coding sequence ATGAAAAAAGCCCTGGTACTTATCACCTTCCTGCTATCAGCCGCAGGCGCCTTCGCGCAGCAGGTAAATAAGGTTACCGATCCCGTTGAGTACATTAACCCGCTGATGGGTACCGATTCGCATTACGATCTATCAACCGGTAACACTTACCCGGCCATTGCCCTGCCATGGGGCATGAACTTCTGGACACCGCAAACCGGTGCCATGGGTGATGGATGGGCGTACACTTATGATGCCCACAAAATCCGCGGATTTAAGCAAACTCACCAGCCATCGCCGTGGATGAATGATTACGGCCAGTTTGCCATTATGCCGGTTACCAAACATGCCGCGGTAAACCAGGATAAAAGGGCAAGTTGGTTCTCGCACAAAGCCGAAACTGCAAAGCCTTACTACTACAGTGTTTACCTTGCCGATCATGATGTAACTACCGAGATTACGCCAACCGAGCGTTCGGCGCAGTTCAGGTTTACTTATCCTAAAACTGATAGCTCGTTCATCGTTATCGATGCTTTGAACAAAGGCTCATATGTAAAGATCAGCCCCGATCAGAAAAAGATTGTTGGCTACTCAACCAAATACGCCCGTGGGCCGCTTAAAAACTTTAAAAACTACTTTGTTGTTTATGTAGATAAGCCGATCACCTATGCGCATACCTTCAGCGATACGGTTCAGTCTGATGGTTTGGAACTGAAAGCCGAGCATGCCAGCGCTTTAATCGGTTTTAAAACCGCGCAGGGCGAAAAAGTTCACCTGCGTGTAGCCTCGTCATTTATAAGCATTGAACAGGCCGAACTTAACCTGGAGCGTGAGCAGGGTAAAGACAGCTTTGATGTAACTTATAAAAAAGCTAAAGACACCTGGAACAAAACCCTGAATCATTTACAGGTTGAAGGTGGTTCGGTTGATCAGATGCGTACTTTTTACTCATGCTTTTACCGCATGGTGTTTTTCCCGAACAAATTGTACGAGATTGACAAAGACAATAAAATTGTTCACTACAGTGCTTCAACAGGTAAAGTATTCCCTGGTTATAAATTTGCCGGTACCGGTTTCTGGGATACTTTCAGGGCCTTATATCCCTTCCTGAACCTGGTTTATCCATCTATCAATAAAGAGATGCAGGAAGGCCTGATCAATGATTACAAAGAAGGCGGCTGGTTGCCAGAGTGGTCAAGCCCTGGTTACTCGGCAGTGATGATCGGTAATAACTCGGCTTCGGTTGTTTCTGAGGCTTACCTGAAAGGTTTGCGTGGTTATGATATCAATACTTTGTGGGATGCTTTGGTGCATGGTGCCAATAATGCCGGTCCGCAGGCTACCGGTAGGGAAGGTGTTGAGTATTACAACAAATTAGGTTATGTGCCTTATGATGTGAAGATCAATGAAAACGCCGCCCGTACTTTAGAATATTCGTACGATGACTTTGCCATCTATAAATTAGGTAAAGCGTTGGGCAAACCCGAATCAGAAATCGGCATTTATAAAAAACGTGCCATGAACTACAAAAACCTGTTCGACCCGGAAACCAAACTGATGCGTGGTAAAAACCAGGATGGCACTTTCGAGAAACCATTCAGTCCGTTTAAATGGGGTGATGCCTTTACCGAGGGTAACAGTTGGCACTACAGCTGGAGCGTGTTCCAGGATATGCAGGGTTTGGTTGATTTGATGGGCGGCCGCCAAAAATTTATTATGAAACTGGATTCGGTATTCAGCATGCCGCCGGTATTTGACGATAGCTACTACGGCGAAACCATCCACGAGATCCGCGAAATGCAGATCATGAATATGGGCCAGTATGCGCACGGTAACCAGCCTATTCAGCATATGATTTACCTGTACAACTATGCAGGCGAGCCTTGGAAAACTCAATATCACGTACGTGAAGCCATGGAGAAACTGTACAAAGCTACTCCTGATGGTTATTGCGGCGATGAGGATAATGGCCAAACCTCGGCCTGGTACGTATTCTCGGCCATGGGTTTCTACCCGGTAACCCCAGCCAGTGATCAGTATGTTTTGGGTACACCGTTATTCAAAAAGCTAACCATCAATCTCGAAAACGGTAAAAAGATTGAGATTAACGCGGCCAATAACAGCCCGGTAAATAAATATATCAATACGCTTAATGTTAATGGCAAGCCATACGGGGTAACCTGGTTAAGTCACTCCGAACTTAAAAAAGGCGCGGTGCTTAATTTTAACATGGCACCTCAGCCTAATAAAACAAGAGGTACAAAAGTGAGCGATGTGCCGTATTCATTGAGTACAGAGAAATAG